A stretch of Ipomoea triloba cultivar NCNSP0323 chromosome 11, ASM357664v1 DNA encodes these proteins:
- the LOC115997346 gene encoding kunitz trypsin inhibitor 5-like yields the protein MKTPFLYLSLSLLSTMLCSAQTPPAVLDTNGNAVQGGVKYVIVPVQPSQGGGLDLASTGNQNCPKSVVQVGPNVVGNTVTFSPVSPKDVVRNGTDLNVQFSGSNTGCPESTVWQITHDPEDTDTTHYVVSGGVKGNPSSSTARNWFMILKTKNGYKFKFCPVSLCDCNPVCQDIGISVESGHRLLKVDLSLPPLEVNFKKA from the coding sequence ATGAAGACACCATTTTTAtacctctctctctccctcctctCCACCATGCTTTGCTCGGCACAGACACCCCCCGCGGTGCTCGACACCAACGGAAACGCCGTCCAAGGCGGCGTCAAGTACGTCATCGTCCCAGTACAGCCGAGCCAGGGCGGAGGGCTCGACCTCGCCTCCACCGGCAACCAGAACTGCCCGAAGAGCGTCGTCCAAGTCGGCCCAAACGTGGTGGGCAACACGGTAACGTTCTCCCCCGTGAGCCCCAAAGACGTGGTTCGCAATGGGACGGATCTCAACGTACAGTTCTCTGGCTCAAACACGGGATGCCCGGAGTCTACTGTGTGGCAAATCACGCATGACCCGGAAGATACTGACACCACTCACTACGTGGTGAGCGGTGGAGTAAAGGGAAATCCCAGTTCTTCCACAGCCAGAAACTGGTTCATGATTCTCAAGACCAAGAATGGTTACAAGTTTAAGTTTTGTCCGGTGTCGTTGTGCGACTGCAATCCTGTATGCCAAGATATTGGCATTTCAGTAGAGAGTGGACACCGGCTTTTGAAAGTAGACTTATCCCTTCCCCCTTTGGAGGTCAACTTTAAGAAGGCTTAA